In one Novosphingopyxis iocasae genomic region, the following are encoded:
- a CDS encoding regulatory protein RecX, translating into MRNNLQSSERRRKPLRPLDEERLRELAIRYVGRYATSRHKLGSYLARKLRERGWEDEGTPDIDALVSKMDELGFVDDEIYAGMKARSLTARGYGVRRVGEALYAAGIEEQDRAAAEEEARAAAFDSARRFARKRRIGPFAAEAADPDRRQKQIAAFLRAGHELRLARLFVESPPGSEPDPYE; encoded by the coding sequence GTGCGTAACAATCTGCAATCGTCCGAGCGCCGCCGCAAGCCACTCCGGCCGCTGGACGAAGAGCGCCTGCGGGAGCTCGCGATACGCTATGTCGGGCGCTACGCAACCTCCCGTCACAAGCTCGGCTCCTATCTTGCGCGCAAATTGCGCGAACGCGGGTGGGAGGATGAAGGCACACCCGATATCGATGCGCTCGTTTCAAAAATGGACGAACTCGGCTTCGTCGACGACGAGATCTATGCCGGCATGAAGGCGCGCTCCCTCACCGCGCGCGGCTATGGCGTACGGCGGGTGGGCGAAGCGCTATATGCCGCGGGAATAGAAGAGCAGGACCGGGCCGCGGCGGAGGAAGAAGCGCGCGCCGCCGCCTTCGACAGCGCCCGCCGCTTCGCGCGCAAGCGCCGCATAGGTCCGTTCGCCGCCGAAGCGGCCGATCCGGACCGGCGACAGAAGCAGATCGCCGCCTTTCTGCGCGCCGGACATGAGCTGCGACTGGCACGATTGTTCGTCGAGTCGCCACCGGGATCCGAACCGGATCCGTATGAATAA
- a CDS encoding DUF192 domain-containing protein, with product MRGPIALAGALALLAACTQGAPGDQQDAAQNGGDATCAPGTSADASEAGLRQVQLCIQSGGKALPFTVEVAETPEQQARGLMFRTDLASDRGMLFPFPRERVASFWMKNTVIPLDLLFIRRDGTIESIAANAVPYDESPHASGEPVIAVLELAGGRAAALGIAPGDTVRWAANED from the coding sequence ATGCGCGGGCCGATCGCTCTCGCCGGCGCGCTGGCGCTCCTGGCCGCCTGCACGCAGGGCGCACCGGGCGATCAGCAAGACGCTGCACAAAACGGTGGCGATGCAACCTGCGCGCCTGGTACGTCTGCAGACGCTTCCGAGGCGGGTCTCCGGCAGGTCCAGCTGTGTATCCAGAGCGGCGGCAAGGCACTTCCCTTCACCGTGGAAGTGGCCGAAACGCCCGAACAACAGGCCCGCGGGCTGATGTTCCGCACCGATCTGGCGAGCGACCGGGGCATGCTCTTCCCCTTCCCGCGCGAACGTGTGGCCAGCTTCTGGATGAAGAACACGGTCATCCCGCTCGACCTCCTTTTCATCCGGCGCGACGGGACGATCGAGAGCATTGCCGCCAATGCCGTGCCTTATGATGAAAGCCCGCACGCATCGGGCGAGCCGGTGATCGCAGTGCTCGAACTGGCGGGCGGACGGGCGGCCGCTCTCGGCATCGCGCCGGGCGATACGGTGCGCTGGGCCGCGAACGAGGACTGA
- a CDS encoding NADH:ubiquinone oxidoreductase subunit NDUFA12: protein MSFLGKIFTWWNGATIGTAIYNARHGSRVGEDHLGNVYFRKEAKEGQPERRWVIYNGANDASRVPPEWHGWLHGTYDEEPESFLPPARIWEKEPTGNLTGTDRAYRPAGALERGGKRARATGDYEAWTPGDA, encoded by the coding sequence ATGTCCTTTCTCGGCAAAATCTTCACCTGGTGGAACGGTGCCACCATCGGCACGGCGATCTACAATGCCCGCCACGGTTCTCGCGTCGGTGAGGACCATCTGGGCAATGTCTATTTTCGCAAGGAAGCAAAAGAGGGCCAGCCCGAACGGCGCTGGGTCATCTACAATGGCGCGAACGACGCCAGCCGCGTGCCGCCCGAATGGCATGGCTGGCTGCACGGCACCTATGATGAAGAGCCGGAAAGCTTTCTGCCGCCTGCGCGCATCTGGGAAAAGGAGCCGACCGGCAACCTGACCGGCACGGACCGCGCCTATCGTCCGGCCGGCGCGCTGGAACGTGGCGGCAAGCGTGCGCGTGCCACCGGCGATTATGAGGCATGGACGCCCGGCGACGCATGA
- the arsC gene encoding arsenate reductase (glutaredoxin) (This arsenate reductase requires both glutathione and glutaredoxin to convert arsenate to arsenite, after which the efflux transporter formed by ArsA and ArsB can extrude the arsenite from the cell, providing resistance.), with translation MKATIWHNPKCGTSRKTLAILEETPDVELTVVRYLDEGWERATLERLFEKAGLTPREALRVRGSPAEELGLTDESASDDAILKAMTEHPILVERPFVETDKGAALCRPQEKVRDLL, from the coding sequence ATGAAGGCCACCATCTGGCACAACCCCAAATGCGGCACATCGCGCAAGACGCTTGCGATCCTTGAGGAAACGCCGGACGTGGAGCTGACCGTCGTGCGCTATCTCGACGAGGGCTGGGAGCGGGCTACGCTGGAGCGTCTGTTCGAGAAAGCCGGGCTGACGCCGCGAGAGGCACTGCGCGTGCGCGGCTCGCCCGCCGAGGAACTTGGTCTGACCGACGAAAGCGCGAGCGATGACGCCATTCTGAAAGCGATGACCGAGCATCCGATCCTGGTCGAGCGCCCCTTCGTGGAAACGGACAAGGGCGCTGCGCTCTGCCGGCCGCAGGAAAAGGTCCGCGATCTGCTCTGA
- a CDS encoding fatty acyl-AMP ligase, whose protein sequence is MNELVSTPTRDDLERRFSDFDTLGGALDYAASGVRGLNFHDMRGKLARPYPYRDLREDALAAARRLIAAGVKPKDRVALIAETGADFAALFFGAIYAGAWPVPLPLPTSFGGRDHYVDQLSVQLKSCDPAILLYPAELGEMAGAAADLCGFKSMSWEDFAGAAESSDPLPEAGPDDIAYLQYSSGSTRFPHGVAVSHKAVLSNLAAHGHGMKLEPADRCVSWLPWYHDMGLVGCFLSPVANQVSTDYLKTEDFARRPLAWLDMISAADGTVLSYSPTFGYDICARRIGSQSKVSERFNLARWRVAGNGADMIRPDVMQAFTDAFAPAGFNSKSFLPSYGLAEATLAVSIMPPGEGIVVELVEETELSGESGEDGRPKRFRSIVNCGKPVLGMEVEIRSDSGEVLPERSVGKVWCRGSSVMEGYFRDEEATDACMVGGWLDTGDMGYVSAGYVYIVGRAKDMIIINGKNHWPQDIEWAVEQLAGFKAGDIAAFAITTPGGEETPAVLVQCRTSDDAERARLRDAIREKVRSVIGMNCVVELVPPRTLPRTSSGKLSRAKARNLYLSGEIQPYSIAA, encoded by the coding sequence ATGAATGAACTGGTTTCCACCCCCACGCGGGACGATCTGGAGCGACGCTTCTCCGATTTCGATACGCTGGGAGGGGCTCTGGATTACGCGGCGAGCGGTGTGCGCGGGCTGAATTTTCACGACATGCGCGGAAAGCTCGCGCGGCCTTATCCCTATCGCGATCTGCGGGAGGATGCGTTGGCGGCTGCGCGGCGCCTGATCGCTGCCGGAGTGAAGCCTAAGGACCGGGTGGCCCTGATCGCCGAGACCGGGGCCGATTTTGCCGCACTGTTTTTTGGCGCCATCTATGCCGGTGCCTGGCCGGTGCCGCTGCCCTTGCCCACCAGCTTCGGCGGGCGCGATCATTATGTGGACCAGCTTTCGGTTCAGCTGAAGAGCTGCGATCCGGCGATCCTGCTTTACCCTGCAGAGCTTGGCGAGATGGCGGGCGCTGCGGCCGATCTGTGCGGCTTCAAGAGCATGAGCTGGGAAGATTTCGCCGGTGCCGCGGAAAGCAGCGATCCGCTGCCCGAGGCCGGTCCGGACGACATTGCCTATCTGCAATATTCCAGCGGCTCGACGCGCTTTCCGCACGGCGTTGCCGTTTCGCACAAGGCCGTGCTTAGCAATCTGGCGGCGCACGGCCATGGCATGAAGCTGGAGCCTGCGGACCGCTGCGTTTCCTGGCTTCCCTGGTATCATGACATGGGTCTGGTCGGCTGCTTCCTCTCGCCGGTCGCCAATCAGGTTTCCACCGATTATCTGAAGACGGAAGATTTCGCCCGTCGCCCGCTCGCCTGGCTGGACATGATTTCCGCGGCGGACGGCACGGTGCTGAGTTATTCGCCCACCTTCGGCTATGACATCTGCGCGCGTCGCATCGGCAGCCAGTCCAAGGTATCCGAACGCTTCAATCTCGCGCGCTGGCGCGTGGCGGGCAACGGCGCGGACATGATCCGCCCGGATGTGATGCAGGCTTTCACGGATGCGTTCGCGCCCGCCGGCTTCAACTCCAAATCTTTCCTGCCGAGCTACGGCCTTGCCGAAGCGACCTTGGCGGTATCCATCATGCCGCCGGGCGAGGGCATTGTGGTGGAGCTGGTCGAGGAGACCGAGCTCAGCGGCGAAAGCGGTGAGGACGGTCGGCCCAAGCGGTTCCGTTCCATCGTCAATTGCGGCAAACCCGTGCTGGGCATGGAAGTCGAAATCCGCTCCGACAGCGGCGAAGTGCTGCCTGAGCGCTCGGTCGGTAAGGTCTGGTGCCGTGGGTCTTCCGTCATGGAAGGCTATTTCCGCGATGAGGAGGCGACCGACGCCTGCATGGTCGGCGGCTGGCTCGATACGGGCGACATGGGCTATGTGTCCGCAGGTTACGTTTATATCGTCGGCCGCGCCAAGGACATGATCATCATCAACGGCAAGAACCACTGGCCGCAGGACATCGAATGGGCGGTGGAACAGCTTGCCGGGTTCAAGGCCGGAGACATCGCGGCCTTCGCGATCACCACGCCCGGTGGCGAGGAAACGCCTGCGGTTCTGGTGCAGTGCCGCACCTCCGACGATGCCGAGCGTGCGCGCCTGCGCGATGCGATCCGCGAAAAGGTCCGTTCGGTCATCGGTATGAACTGCGTGGTGGAGCTTGTGCCTCCGCGCACGTTGCCGCGCACAAGTTCGGGCAAGCTGAGCCGGGCCAAGGCACGCAACCTTTATCTTTCGGGCGAAATACAGCCTTATTCGATTGCGGCCTGA
- a CDS encoding gamma carbonic anhydrase family protein — translation MSMRDDVTIAEVNGKAPRIHDSAFIAPGTRIIGDVEIGPQVSIWYNCVLRADVSRIVIGARSNVQDGSVVHCDGPMPGHPDGFPTLIGEDVLIGHMAMVHGCVLKARAFVGLGAIVMDGCVIESDAMLGAGALLPEGKHIGEGELWVGRPAKKVRDLTDEAKAGMRAGVAHYVENGKMHKNALGG, via the coding sequence ATGAGCATGAGAGACGACGTCACCATCGCCGAAGTAAACGGCAAGGCCCCGCGCATTCACGACAGCGCCTTCATCGCCCCGGGCACCCGCATCATCGGCGATGTCGAGATCGGCCCGCAGGTGAGCATATGGTACAATTGCGTGCTGCGCGCCGACGTCAGCCGCATCGTCATCGGCGCGCGCTCCAATGTGCAGGACGGCAGCGTGGTGCATTGCGACGGGCCGATGCCGGGCCATCCGGACGGCTTCCCCACGCTGATCGGCGAAGACGTGCTGATCGGCCATATGGCGATGGTGCATGGCTGCGTGCTGAAAGCGCGCGCGTTCGTTGGGCTGGGCGCCATCGTGATGGACGGCTGCGTGATCGAGAGCGACGCGATGCTGGGCGCGGGCGCGCTGCTGCCCGAAGGCAAGCATATCGGTGAAGGCGAACTCTGGGTCGGTCGGCCCGCGAAGAAGGTGCGTGACCTGACCGACGAAGCAAAAGCGGGCATGCGCGCAGGCGTGGCGCATTATGTCGAGAACGGGAAAATGCACAAAAACGCGCTGGGCGGCTGA
- a CDS encoding putative bifunctional diguanylate cyclase/phosphodiesterase gives MTELISPSPHPDRVPFMALLGLNRSGTMDWGHVRAIQLENLRDKSLMRLIASLGTMLVIDLLFFADHDLLILGGWSLAVIFLQLHVYRANMRGDFIGRKTVSLRELQSVQLRAIGPAVLWGALLIYCGLEGSSRDLILAYAVLLTLMVGSATMMATVPLSTIIFVSVTGMSACAAFFLAEQVVIAASSLGVTVLLIFAALNSARNHVGEHLARLILLEKSETVSLLLREFEDSGADWLWQTDTARRVSRVSPRFAYALGRDASDIDGLPFLQLVAGEAWESGDFPPALHLLAEKLNKREAFSDLLVPVMIDDRQLWWELSASPRLGEDGSFLGFRGVGSDVTAQQESQKKISHLARFDTLTGLPNRLQLTEALGEAMRDADKWRSRCCFLMIDLDRFKAVNDTLGHPVGDRLLGRVSKRLQSIMSDNELCGRLGGDEFAVVVKDGSDSAYITRLADRIIATLSKPYEVDQHTLFIGASIGTAIGPRDGKTVEMLMRSADLALYRSKDAGGGSHTLYQPSLHADAEERRVMEIELRQALERGELHLQYQPVVDAEDYTVTGFEALLRWNSQKFGPVSPAKFVPLAEEARLIAPIGAWVLEQACRDAAQWPDMVKVAVNVSADQLTTPGFIETISSALEQSGLPKRRLEIEVTESIFVRGGMAEKMLSEVNDLGIKLSLDDFGTGYSSLGYLRKTRFDTIKVDRSFVQGAAKNVPESIAIIRAVVALADSLGMATTAEGVENEEELRMIQQLGCSKIQGYYFGRPMGFEDALALFHQRDSDVA, from the coding sequence GTGACTGAACTGATCTCTCCATCGCCGCACCCCGATCGCGTGCCGTTCATGGCGCTGCTGGGCCTGAACCGGTCCGGTACGATGGACTGGGGCCATGTGCGCGCGATCCAGCTGGAAAATCTGCGCGATAAGTCGCTGATGCGTCTGATCGCCAGCCTCGGTACGATGCTCGTCATCGACCTGCTGTTCTTTGCCGACCATGATCTCCTGATCCTGGGGGGGTGGTCGCTGGCAGTGATCTTTTTGCAGTTGCACGTCTACCGCGCCAATATGCGCGGAGACTTTATCGGTCGGAAGACGGTGAGCCTGCGCGAATTGCAGTCTGTCCAGCTTCGCGCCATCGGGCCTGCCGTGCTCTGGGGGGCACTACTGATCTATTGCGGCCTAGAAGGGTCATCGCGGGACCTGATTCTCGCTTATGCAGTCTTGCTCACGCTGATGGTGGGCTCTGCCACGATGATGGCGACGGTACCGCTGTCCACCATCATCTTCGTCTCGGTCACCGGAATGAGCGCCTGCGCGGCCTTTTTTCTGGCCGAGCAGGTCGTAATCGCAGCTTCCAGTCTGGGCGTCACGGTGCTGCTGATTTTCGCAGCCCTTAATTCGGCGCGCAATCATGTCGGCGAGCATCTCGCGCGGCTGATACTTTTGGAAAAGAGCGAGACGGTAAGCCTGCTGCTGCGCGAATTCGAAGACAGCGGGGCCGACTGGCTGTGGCAGACCGATACCGCGCGCCGCGTATCGCGTGTGAGCCCGCGCTTTGCCTATGCGCTGGGGCGGGACGCCTCGGATATTGACGGCCTCCCCTTCCTTCAGCTTGTGGCCGGCGAAGCGTGGGAGAGCGGCGATTTTCCGCCCGCGCTGCATCTACTTGCCGAAAAATTGAACAAGCGCGAGGCGTTCAGCGACCTGCTGGTGCCGGTCATGATCGACGATCGGCAATTGTGGTGGGAGCTTTCGGCATCGCCGCGGCTGGGAGAGGATGGCAGTTTCCTTGGGTTTCGCGGCGTGGGTTCGGACGTTACCGCGCAGCAGGAAAGCCAGAAGAAAATCTCGCATCTAGCCCGGTTCGACACTCTGACGGGCCTGCCCAACCGCCTGCAGCTGACCGAGGCGCTGGGCGAAGCAATGCGCGATGCGGACAAATGGCGTTCGCGCTGCTGCTTCCTGATGATCGATCTGGACCGGTTCAAGGCGGTCAACGATACGCTCGGCCATCCGGTGGGTGACAGGCTGCTCGGCCGTGTTTCCAAACGCCTGCAGTCGATCATGAGCGATAACGAGCTTTGCGGCCGCCTGGGCGGGGACGAGTTCGCGGTTGTCGTCAAGGATGGCAGCGATAGCGCCTACATCACGCGCCTGGCGGATCGCATTATCGCGACCTTGTCCAAACCTTATGAGGTGGACCAGCACACGTTGTTCATCGGCGCCAGCATTGGCACCGCGATCGGCCCGCGCGACGGCAAGACGGTCGAGATGCTGATGCGCAGCGCTGATCTGGCGCTCTATCGCTCCAAGGACGCGGGCGGCGGAAGTCATACGCTGTACCAGCCGAGCCTCCACGCCGACGCCGAAGAGCGCCGCGTGATGGAGATCGAACTGCGCCAGGCGCTCGAACGGGGCGAATTGCATCTGCAATATCAGCCGGTGGTGGATGCCGAGGATTATACCGTCACCGGCTTCGAAGCGCTCTTGCGCTGGAACAGTCAGAAATTCGGACCCGTTTCCCCCGCCAAATTCGTGCCGCTGGCCGAAGAGGCGCGGTTGATCGCACCGATAGGCGCATGGGTTCTGGAACAGGCCTGCCGCGATGCGGCGCAGTGGCCGGACATGGTGAAGGTGGCGGTCAATGTATCGGCGGATCAGCTGACGACCCCGGGTTTCATCGAAACGATCAGCTCCGCTCTGGAACAAAGCGGGCTGCCCAAGCGGCGCTTGGAGATCGAGGTGACGGAGAGCATCTTCGTGCGCGGCGGCATGGCCGAAAAGATGCTGAGCGAGGTCAACGATCTCGGCATCAAGCTATCGCTCGACGATTTCGGGACGGGCTATTCGTCGCTCGGCTATCTGCGCAAGACGCGCTTCGACACCATCAAGGTGGATCGCAGCTTCGTGCAGGGCGCGGCCAAGAACGTGCCTGAAAGCATCGCCATCATCCGCGCCGTGGTAGCGCTGGCGGACAGCCTCGGCATGGCGACCACCGCGGAAGGCGTGGAAAATGAGGAAGAGCTGCGCATGATCCAGCAGCTCGGCTGCTCGAAAATCCAGGGCTATTATTTCGGCCGCCCGATGGGCTTCGAGGATGCACTCGCGCTGTTCCACCAGCGCGATTCGGACGTCGCCTGA
- a CDS encoding cold-shock protein, with translation MPLESRPADMDHPADANDNQPGGTTQMLRASGQIKWFDRRRGFGFIIPDDGSDDILIHCSTIEPHGRRDLPEGCDVECTFRDGPKGRHVVELISFDPECAEESDRAHRHHEHRLHAIDSDDSFISATVKWFSRVRGYGFLESPDVADDIFLHMETLREAGMGPASPDDRLMVQIGEGKKGPLAVTVRQDHRV, from the coding sequence ATGCCGCTGGAAAGCAGACCGGCCGATATGGATCATCCTGCGGATGCCAATGACAACCAGCCGGGTGGAACCACCCAGATGCTTCGCGCAAGCGGGCAGATCAAATGGTTCGACCGCCGGCGCGGCTTCGGCTTTATCATTCCCGACGACGGCAGCGACGACATCCTGATCCATTGCTCGACGATCGAGCCGCATGGGCGCCGCGATCTTCCCGAAGGCTGCGACGTTGAATGCACATTTCGCGACGGCCCCAAGGGCCGCCATGTTGTCGAACTCATTTCCTTCGATCCGGAATGCGCCGAAGAGAGCGACCGCGCCCACCGTCATCACGAACACCGCCTGCACGCCATCGACAGCGACGACAGCTTTATCTCGGCTACGGTAAAATGGTTCAGCCGGGTGCGCGGCTATGGCTTCCTCGAATCGCCCGACGTGGCGGATGACATTTTCCTTCACATGGAGACCCTGCGCGAGGCGGGCATGGGCCCGGCCAGCCCGGACGACCGGCTGATGGTGCAGATTGGCGAGGGCAAGAAAGGTCCACTCGCCGTGACCGTGCGGCAGGATCACCGGGTCTGA